The sequence GGGAGCCCACAGAAGATGCGTGCTCACTCCTCCATAGTCAGGCCACGCCCCCAAGAAcaatcttttaaacttgcagcactgtgtcatacgggcatggcctagaatgtctgtgccgcctctttcttccccaccctcctcatcattaggaacgcccccaggCAGGAAGTCTATTCATTGCTCATTTAAACAGTGCACCTGTGTCGCTATGGCCtgtgtgcactgtttagacagttgatgaatagaaatcctgcctgggggtatTCCTAGGCATGATGAagaaggaagaaaggagaagcatcgcagacctggggcacagacactctaggccaagaAAGTATGACAGAGTGCCGcaagttaaaaagattttttttgctctaaccagcGGTTTGGTGGGGTAGGTTGGTAGATAGAGAGTCTCTTAAAAGCGCCCTGGTCATTAGAGACAAAAAACTCTCGAAATGTTGCAGAGACACGTCAGATCGGTTTTGTTAGAGAGAAGAGCATAGCTGggtgcttcactccccagcttacTGCAGGAGACAAGCTCCAATATAAGTTTGTAGAGACAGAAAAGGCAGAAAGCTGGGGAGAGAAAATATAAAAACGACAAACAGGTTTCAGAGAACTAACCCGAAAAGGTTGACCACCTACCTGCTGTTTATCACAGTGCTCTAAAATCTTACTGGAACTGTCCACAAGATTCTTTTCATCAATTGGAGACGTACTTCTCATGATGACGGTCGCAGGTGGGTTATCAGGAGACACGACTAGGCCGGGACTGTCTATTATCTTGATTTGCTCATCAATCTTCACGTCTTGTTTTATCCTATAGACACAATGAGAGTGTCGCACCAGTATTTAAGAGCGTAAACCAGAAATAGCACAGACTAAACATAAGAATCAGAGTTGGATTGAACGGACGCTCCATGAGAATGTCAGCTCCAGTAACTCATCATGCAACGGACTACCATCACCAGCATGTCAGCGGCCGTAGAATACTCCTCTAATATAATGACACAGGCTTCTTACCTGGTTGTTCCTCTTAAGGCTGATACATTGCAGACTTTGTATTGTTTTAGTGTGTTTATTAAACTGCTTTTCCCTGCATTTGAAAATCCTAAAggaaggggaaaaaagaaaaaaaaaaataagatttgcATAGGCAAAATAAAACCTAAGCAAATACTAGAGCagcggtagggaaccttggctctccagctgttgcaaaactacaactcctatcatgcctcgACTGgccatagctaaagctttggctgtccatgcatgatgggagttatagttttgcaacagctggagagccagggtttaCTACCCTTGTCCTAGAGGATGTGATAACGGAGATCAGAGTTGGATCTGACAGTCATCAGAAGCATCAGACTGTTAAgtgttctcctcatatctccacCATTCACGTGTTCAGGGTACTTTGTATAAGACGCAAAAATGTAGACCGGTATGTTCGACATCTGTCTGGCAGAATAACAAGTTATAAAGTTAAAGAAGTAGTCTGGGcaaattgatttattttttttttatgtgctgggagggggaggataaaagtaataacatgctcttacctccccgttGGTGGCCGTGTACCACCAACTCCAGTTCCCagttgcttcctggtctgagctggacGCAGGTTGTGACGTGtgctgtccgctcagccagtcagtggccgaggcaggaccctgttacggccactgactggctaagcggaccgCACACGTCACGGATCCCCGCTCAGACAAAGAAGCAGCTGGGCACCAAAGTGGCGGTACACGGCCTCCAACGGGGGAGGTAAGAACACATTAAAATCTATGCCAAAATCCAGACCAAATCCAGTAACATTATACCTAACAAGTGTATATGAGTGTGTCAGAAATCCAGATGACAAGAAATAAAGTTTGCACAAAGATTTCAATCTGTAATGCAgtgaggaaaaaaatatatattttttttagtatcCTCCTAATTCTTGACGATGGCACAGCAAAATACACATCTGAAGCACAAACCCGAAGGCCTATGGGTGAACATACCCATTATACAGTTTAACCAGGAACTCTTACCTATCAGGCCGACTTTAATAGCGTCAGATGAGGGGCACAAACTGTGAAGAACTCTTAGTAGTGAATCTGCTCCATAGCACACAGTCCCTTTACTTATGTCAATGCGGTTAGGATCCCTCTTTCTGCCAGGACTTGGCTTCAGCATCGCGAGAAAAGGAAACATAGGTTATTAGACAATTGCAAAATTGTTCAGATGATTGATTTCTGTTCTTTTCTTGGTAACACGCACCGATTTCAGAGTTGGATCTTGTGCTCATCAAAGAGTCAGAACAGATGCTCATCACACAGTGCATATTACTGTAAGCAAATATAACCTACAATAATGGGATCATGCATGCTGCTGCcgcttaaaggggcactgtcaAAAGGTTTTAATCTGCGTGTGTAGAGTGCAaacaatcaggagaacaagcctgAAGAAGGTCACACACAGTCCATGCCACATGACCTAGATAGACAGTCCATGCCACATGACCTAGATGGACacccaatgcaagtctatggggcctaTGGGGGAGATGAGGCCATTTCCAGCTTCCCCCCACCTCTGGCTGACAGAGGGGACCAGGGAACCCTTGATCTAAAGGTACATGCAGGTCCCAGAGGTCACACCTATATCTAGAGATGTGGATGTATTACAGTGGTCCCAGATGGTTACAACCCTTTAAGCTGCTAATATAGATGACACTGACTTGCTGTGTTTATTATTGTATGATCTCTGCCTCTTCTAGAACATACTCACCAAACTCCTTTCATGCACTTGTGTTGAACACTTGAAGGCAATGGTTGGAAGTTCATTGCTAAGAAACTGGAGCCACTTTTCAATATTATCTTTTGGTATTAAatctaaaaaatttaaaaaaattaaaaagttgcatTTATTGGCAGGTAGCATTTACATGGGATCACAGTGTTTTTTGCTGGACAGATATACGAGATCAGAGTTGGATCTGAAAGTCTTCACTATGAAATAAGACCTCATGAATTTTCCTCATCTCTCGGCATCTGTCGACAACAGGCGGCCACAACATGGGGTTTATAGAACATTTACCTATTTTGTTAAGCACAAGTAGGAGTTTTTTATTGGGAGCCTGAAGCACGGCCCGTTCTGCCTGCACGCATCGGCTGCCAAGAGGGTCTCTGGCGTCCAAAACCTCTAAGATTACGTCAGCTGCCTCAATCACCTGTAGACAAAACAGATATATGTCTGCATTAAAATTGTGTATAGACTTGGTGTGCTATACAAGTCGTGCTCGTGCCCTAAGGGATTTAAAGAAGCCGGCAGCTCAGAGGAGCAGGCAGAGATCACTTATGGAATTGTGATCCAATGGCTGAAGTGCAAAATTTGACCTTTCTCGGAAAAGGGTTAAAAGTAAACAGGACAAATGGCACTAGTAACCAAAGGATCACGAAAGACCAACTGCTTAGAGGGGATTAAAAGTTATCCCGTAACTGCAGGCCCAACgtttggacccccactgatcacaagtAGTGAGGTCCCTTGTCCCTAGAGTGTTGCAATGGCTGTTCACACAGCTCCCGATCCACTGACACTCTCTATGGAACTTCCAGGTCCACAGCTTAACAATTCCCAGTGTTTCTTCATATCCATACCTTGTTGACTTCTCTGCACAGAGCACTGGTCGGGTTCTTAGGAGCTGGTTTCTTAGGTTtagtttcaactttttttttctccttaaagTAAAAGAAACCAAATGATAGAAGATATGAGAGCTTTCCTACAAACACATGCTAAGATTTAAGTGAACCACCAAGTGTTCTAGGTAGATATTATTATATGTGCAGTTACCTTTGCTTCCTCTTTTTGCTTCGTAGGTTtctcttttttctcctttttctctttttctagTTGTCTTTTCTTGGCAACTTCCTTCTGTCTTTCAAGTTTTTGTTGTTGCTTTAACTCCTCTCTCTTGAACAAAAAGAGGGTACAAGTTATATAGTGATCCACAGCCTAATCCATCCATATGGAAGTATATTCACACAGGGCA is a genomic window of Dendropsophus ebraccatus isolate aDenEbr1 chromosome 4, aDenEbr1.pat, whole genome shotgun sequence containing:
- the GNL3 gene encoding guanine nucleotide-binding protein-like 3, with the translated sequence MKRPKLKKASKRMSCSKRFKIQKKVREHKRKVRKEAKKKGLNRKPKKRDISIPNDAPFKEDILREAEQRKQRREELKQQQKLERQKEVAKKRQLEKEKKEKKEKPTKQKEEAKEKKKVETKPKKPAPKNPTSALCREVNKVIEAADVILEVLDARDPLGSRCVQAERAVLQAPNKKLLLVLNKIDLIPKDNIEKWLQFLSNELPTIAFKCSTQVHERSLPSPGRKRDPNRIDISKGTVCYGADSLLRVLHSLCPSSDAIKVGLIGFSNAGKSSLINTLKQYKVCNVSALRGTTRIKQDVKIDEQIKIIDSPGLVVSPDNPPATVIMRSTSPIDEKNLVDSSSKILEHCDKQQVMLRYNIPDYRNPLEFLDHFANKRGLLKKKGVANMEAAARGFLNDMMGAKLCYYTEPPSSFNSHIDGKQTSAMKKGVNCKIIEEENKKNIKGIRNPTPASSILYHYSHITNGILDENEIQEQNQEPTDLEEEEMEEDNKISEDEEIEMPEEEGEQSESKQETVKSISFDKPAEAANDDYDFNADFN